A stretch of the Pseudoalteromonas marina genome encodes the following:
- a CDS encoding peroxiredoxin — translation MGVLVGRQAPDFTAAAVLGNGEIVDSYNLHETIKGKKAVIFFYPLDFTFVCPSELIAFDKRFEEFKKRGVEVIGVSIDSQFSHNAWRNTPVADGGIGKVQYALVADVKHEICKAYDVEHPEAGVAFRGSFLIDEEGNVRHQVVNDLPLGRNIDEMIRMVDALAFHSENGEVCPAGWTEGKKGMDASPEGVAKFLSENEGEL, via the coding sequence ATGGGTGTATTAGTAGGCCGCCAGGCACCAGACTTTACCGCTGCAGCAGTTTTAGGTAATGGTGAAATTGTAGATAGCTACAATCTACACGAAACAATTAAAGGTAAAAAAGCTGTAATCTTCTTTTACCCATTAGATTTCACGTTTGTATGTCCTTCTGAACTTATTGCATTTGATAAGCGTTTTGAAGAGTTTAAAAAGCGTGGCGTTGAAGTAATTGGTGTTTCTATCGATTCTCAGTTTTCTCATAATGCATGGCGTAACACGCCTGTAGCTGATGGCGGTATTGGTAAAGTACAATACGCACTAGTTGCAGACGTTAAACACGAAATTTGTAAAGCATACGACGTTGAACATCCTGAAGCGGGTGTTGCATTTCGTGGTTCGTTCTTAATCGACGAAGAAGGTAACGTACGTCATCAAGTAGTTAACGATTTACCACTAGGTCGTAACATTGACGAAATGATCCGTATGGTTGATGCACTAGCGTTCCACAGTGAGAACGGTGAAGTTTGTCCTGCTGGTTGGACTGAAGGTAAAAAAGGTATGGATGCAAGCCCTGAAGGTGTTGCAAAGTTCCTTTCTGAAAACGAAGGCGAGCTATAA
- a CDS encoding TonB-dependent receptor, whose protein sequence is MKQSIAFTPSIIIGATLSLSAGFTTTTYAAEEAKKVERIEVTGSRIKRSDIEGPSPVQSISKADIENMGYDNLQQLLERMPVAGSGTFSTRGNNQDSTANGAAAVSLRGLGADATLVLINGRRVSISAFAEGITNSFVDINSIPVSAIERIDILKDGASAIYGSDAVAGVVNVILKKDIDGVEVNLGYGGTDGPNYEETTASVVWGTTSEKSSASVIIDYFKNTSLSSDEMGRLGTANQSPYGGEDFRSSRGFPGYFYVDGVKTIDPDCPAENATASGSCLFDYGPFGYIAPAAERIGAISQFEYRFDNGITGFLEMAVQHNTSVAAGAPTPLDEDAGLTVQANHPNNPFGQDIEIGRYRTVDAGARQWDIESDTMRIVAGLKGEINDWSWETAVQKGRSKSMQTGDRSQGWVRTDFLQQEIDAGNYNPFGGTYNDPAVVDRITTSLVRRGESHMTSFDANITGEAFSFGDDVVMMAAGIEYREEDVSDIPDDQFQRGLIFGTESVSASANRDQYAAYVEFSIPLAETLELQLAGRYDDYSDFGTTTNPKVALRWAPTDEITVRGSWAQGFRAPSLAQVGLGPSQESQFFVDTYRCQATGKDCSALDYNIEFAGNPDLQPEESESWNVGFIWAPTAEFGLSVDVWSITQDNKIDEQEFGPIYASECNNQNSTVCVRLSPNGGDALGTIQKIFSTFENVSSQEVSGVDISTNYNHSLDDLGLLKFNLEWAYQDKFEKDGRDYTGEYGYPEHRFIFSTNWEMGAFNTNLNISYVGEFEDTPDIDFDGNLDFDTNTSRMVDSQTLVDLQTSYRVSDSAKVSLGINNLFDEEPPFAIGDGDSDLYGYASGVHNPRGRYIYTKVSFSF, encoded by the coding sequence ATGAAGCAATCAATTGCATTTACGCCAAGTATTATTATTGGCGCAACACTTTCATTATCAGCGGGCTTTACAACAACAACTTACGCCGCTGAAGAAGCAAAAAAAGTAGAACGCATTGAAGTTACAGGCTCGCGTATTAAACGCTCTGACATTGAAGGCCCATCACCGGTGCAATCAATCAGTAAAGCCGATATTGAAAACATGGGTTACGATAACCTTCAACAACTACTCGAAAGAATGCCTGTTGCAGGCAGTGGTACTTTTTCTACACGTGGTAACAACCAAGATTCGACGGCAAATGGAGCTGCCGCTGTAAGCTTGCGAGGCTTAGGTGCCGACGCAACACTTGTACTGATTAACGGGCGCAGAGTCTCAATTAGTGCGTTTGCAGAAGGGATAACTAATTCATTTGTCGATATAAACAGCATTCCAGTATCGGCTATTGAACGAATCGATATTTTAAAAGACGGAGCATCTGCAATTTATGGCTCTGATGCTGTAGCCGGTGTTGTTAACGTTATTTTGAAAAAAGATATCGATGGCGTAGAAGTAAACTTAGGGTACGGCGGCACTGACGGCCCTAACTATGAAGAAACAACAGCAAGTGTTGTTTGGGGTACCACTAGCGAAAAAAGCAGTGCGTCAGTAATCATTGATTACTTTAAAAACACATCGCTTTCATCAGATGAAATGGGCCGCTTGGGTACCGCAAACCAATCTCCTTATGGCGGTGAAGATTTCCGTTCATCTCGTGGCTTCCCTGGCTACTTTTACGTTGATGGTGTAAAAACAATTGACCCAGATTGCCCAGCAGAAAACGCAACTGCAAGCGGAAGCTGTTTATTTGATTATGGCCCGTTTGGCTACATAGCCCCAGCTGCTGAGCGTATTGGCGCAATATCGCAATTTGAATATCGTTTTGACAATGGCATTACGGGCTTTTTAGAAATGGCCGTTCAGCACAATACGTCGGTTGCAGCGGGTGCACCAACCCCACTTGACGAAGATGCAGGCCTAACGGTACAAGCAAATCATCCAAATAACCCATTTGGGCAAGACATCGAAATTGGCCGCTACCGTACTGTAGACGCGGGTGCCCGCCAATGGGATATTGAATCAGACACAATGCGAATTGTAGCTGGCTTAAAAGGCGAAATTAACGACTGGAGCTGGGAAACAGCAGTACAAAAAGGTCGCAGTAAATCAATGCAAACCGGCGACCGCTCGCAAGGTTGGGTTCGTACAGATTTTTTACAACAAGAAATTGATGCAGGTAATTACAACCCATTCGGCGGTACATACAACGATCCGGCAGTTGTAGACAGAATTACCACCAGCCTTGTTCGTCGTGGCGAATCGCATATGACTTCATTTGACGCAAACATTACTGGTGAAGCATTTAGCTTTGGCGACGATGTTGTGATGATGGCCGCAGGTATCGAATACCGTGAAGAAGACGTCAGTGATATTCCAGATGATCAATTCCAACGTGGTTTAATATTTGGTACTGAATCTGTATCTGCATCAGCAAACAGAGACCAGTACGCCGCGTATGTTGAGTTTTCAATTCCACTTGCAGAAACCCTAGAGCTACAACTGGCAGGTCGTTACGATGACTACAGCGACTTTGGCACCACTACCAATCCAAAGGTTGCACTTCGCTGGGCACCAACCGATGAAATTACGGTTCGTGGTTCATGGGCGCAAGGCTTTAGAGCCCCTTCTCTTGCACAAGTTGGTTTAGGTCCATCTCAAGAAAGTCAGTTTTTTGTAGACACGTACCGCTGTCAAGCAACAGGGAAAGACTGTAGCGCACTTGATTACAACATTGAGTTTGCAGGTAACCCCGATCTACAACCAGAAGAATCTGAATCTTGGAACGTTGGCTTTATTTGGGCACCAACAGCCGAATTTGGTCTGAGCGTAGACGTGTGGAGCATCACACAAGATAACAAAATTGACGAGCAAGAATTTGGCCCTATTTACGCCTCTGAATGTAATAACCAAAACAGCACAGTATGTGTTCGTTTATCACCAAATGGTGGCGATGCGTTAGGTACTATTCAAAAAATATTTAGCACCTTTGAAAACGTATCATCGCAAGAAGTGTCGGGCGTTGATATTTCAACAAACTACAATCACTCGCTTGACGATTTAGGCTTATTAAAATTCAATTTAGAATGGGCATACCAAGATAAATTTGAAAAAGATGGCCGCGATTATACCGGTGAATATGGGTACCCAGAGCACCGCTTTATCTTCTCAACAAACTGGGAAATGGGCGCGTTTAACACTAACTTAAACATTAGTTATGTTGGTGAGTTTGAAGATACACCAGATATCGACTTCGATGGTAACTTAGATTTCGATACTAATACATCACGTATGGTTGACTCGCAAACACTGGTTGATTTACAAACGTCTTACCGTGTTTCTGACTCTGCTAAAGTATCGTTAGGTATTAATAACTTATTTGATGAAGAGCCACCATTTGCAATTGGTGACGGTGATTCTGACTTATACGGTTACGCCTCGGGTGTACATAACCCACGCGGTCGTTATATTTATACTAAAGTAAGCTTTTCTTTCTAA